Genomic window (Sediminispirochaeta smaragdinae DSM 11293):
CACCTTCCTCTTCGTATTGCCTCACTGCAGCTTCCACCGCCTGTATAACCGATCGATAGAGCTCCTCGGGATCTTGCTCAACAAATCCCGCCTGTGGATAACTCTGCCTGGTGGCCACGGTCGCCTTGGCCATCAGCTTCCCGCTTAGGCTGAATAGAATAGCTTTGGAGCCGCTGGTTCCCTGGTCGATGGAGAGAAGTGCAGCTTCCTTCATTAATCGTCCTTCCTTGTTTGCCGGAGAAATGTATGTGTTGCCGCCACTATTCCTTCGCTGTCGAGCTGATACGCTTTTTGAATAGCCGGAACGGGACTTGCGGGGGCAAACTGACCCTCGGGTATCGCAAGCCGCTTGAGTATGGCCGACAGCCCGTTTTCCGCAATCACTTCCGCCGCAAGGCTCCCTATTCCCCCATGGGCGGAGTGTTCTTCCACGGTAAGGACCCTGCCGCAGCTTGCTATCACCGCTGAAAGAGCCCCCCGGTCTATGGGGCGAATGGAGGATATTCCGACGACTGCCGCATTAATGCCCTCGGATGCGAGGCGTTCGGCCGCGGCAAGGCCTGCATGAGAGGCGGTACCGAGACAGATGATTGCAAGATCACAATCGTCCCCGCTTCCGCCTCTATGGAAGGTCAGGGCCCCGGGTTTGAAGTTTTCCGATGTGCCCGGCAGGTTTTCGCAGCTGAAGGAATCGAGACGAATGTAGGCTGGTCCCTCATGGGAAAGGAGGTAGTGAAAGAGGGCACGGACCTCTCTCGGATCCTGGGGGGTAAAGATCGTAATATTTCCAAAACCTCTCATGACCGATATGTCATCGATACAGTGGTGGGTCGGACCGAGGGGACCATAGGCAAAGCCGGGATTGAGCCCGACAAGCTTCACGTTGGTATTTGAGTAGCAGATATCGTTCTTGACCTGCTCGTTTGATCGGCCGATTAGAAAAGGGGCTGCATTCGCTGTTATCGGAATCATTCCTCCCAGGGCCATCCCCGCCGCCGCACCAATCAGATTTTGTTCCGCAATACCGACATTCACCACCTTCTCCGGAAATTTTTCCTGAAAGGGTTGTATTTTTGATGTTGAAGTCGAGTCGCTCACCATGACCACAAGGTTTTTGCCCTTTTCGGCCTCTTCTGTCATTACTTCGACCATTGTTTCTCGTAATCCCGCTTTCATTTTATTCCAACTCCTTGATTGCGGCAAACACTTCGTTACCCACTGGAATTCTGTGGTGCCAGGATGCCTTATCTTCAATAAACGATATCCCTTTGCCCTTTGTGGTTCGGGCGATAATGAGTTTCGGCCGATTATTTCCTGCCTCGAGGCTGGCAAAGCATTCCAGTAGTGACTGGGGATCATTTCCATCGGTCTGATGTACCTCGAAGCCGAAAGCCTTCCACTTATCGGCCAGGGGCTCAAGCCCCATGATTTTTTCGGTACGATCGGCAAGCTGCAGGGTGTTTCGGTCGATGATTGCCGTGAGATTGTCCAGCTTGTAATGACTTGCCGCCATGGCAGCCTCCCAGTTCGAGCCTTCGCCCAGTTCCCCATCTCCGAGCAATACATAGCTTTTCCAACTCTTGTTTTGCTTTTTGGCTGCGAGAGCAAGCCCCACGCCTACCGGGAGACCGTGGCCGAGGGCTCCTGTATTCAACTCCACTCCGGTTGTTTTTTGCCTGACGGGATGTCCCGGTAATTTCGAATCCGCCTGCAAATAGGTTTGCAGCAGTTCTTCTTCGATGAATCCGGCTTCGGCAAGGGTGCAATAATAGCCTCCGGCTCCATGTCCCTTACTGAGGATAAAACGATCCCTATCCGGGTCATCAGGCCTTTCGTTGTCGACATTCAGGATATGAAAGTAGAGGGTCGCCAGGATGTCGACCTCGGAAAGATCCGTACCTGTATGGCCTGCCCCCGCATGAGCATTCATTTCTATGATTTTTTTTCTGATACTACGTGCTTTTATGGCTATTTCGGAGTGAGACAGCCGGTATTTGTTTTTCATATAGCCTCCATATAGGTGAAAGATAGCATAGTATACGAAAGTAGTCAAAGAAAAAAAATATATAAAACAAAGTAAAACAAAATAAAAACAAGTAATTAAAGAAAAAAACAGAAAATTAATGTTTGACAGCTGAGTTATGTCGTGTTAAAACGTAAGTGTTATCCAAAACCAGATTATCAGGAGGATGAAAAGGTGAAAAAGACGGCGATAATTTTTCTTTTGCTAACGTTTATGACCGTTGGATTGTGGGCATCCGGAGATCAGGAGGCGAAATCGGAAAAAAAGGGTAATACCATCTTTATTATTACACCTTCCCACGACAACCCCTTTTTCAAAACCGAAGCTGTGGCCGCCGATGACGAGGCAAAGAAAATGGGATACGCAACAACGGTGCTTTCCCATGATGACGATGCAAACCTGCAGGATCAGCAGTTCGATACCGCCATTGCCGCCGGTGCACTGGCTATCATCGTGGACAATGCAGGTGCGGATGCAACGATCGGTCCCGTGAGACGGGCAAAAGAGGCGGGGATCCCCAGCTTTCTTATCGACCGCGAGATCAATGAAACAGGCCTTGCCGTCAGTCAGATCGTATCGAACAACTACCAGGGAGCGGTTATCGGTGCCGAAAAATTCGTCGAACTGATGGGTGAGGAAGGAAAGTTTGTAGAGCTGGTCGGCAAAGAATCCGACACCAATGCGGGTATCCGGTCAAAGGGGTATCACGAGATTCTCGACCAATATCCGGCCCTTGAGATGGTTGCCAGGCAGAGTGCAAACTGGAGTCAAACCGAAGCCTATGAAAAGATGGAATCGATCCTGCAGGCCAACCCCGATATCAAAGGTGTTATCTGCGGTAATGATACCATGGCAATGGGAGCTATGGCCGCGTTAAAGGCTGCGGGTATGGGCGATGTTATCGTTGTCGGCTTCGACGGATCAAATGATGTACGTGATTCCATCCTTGCGGGCGACATCAAGGCTACCGTTCTCCAAACCTGTGCATATAATGCACGCCTTGCCGTTCAGCAGGCAGACAAATACATCGAGACAGGTTCGACAGGTGCCCCCGAAAAACAGCTTACCGACTGCGTACTCATCGACAGCAGCAATGCGAAAAAATTGGACAATTTCGTACTGGAGCAGTAGCATAATCGAAAAGTTCTAACCATCTTCCGGGTCGGGGAGGTCCCGACCCGGTTTGACATCACCAAGAGGAGCGCATTGTGCACATGAAGATAAGAGATTCAGCCCCGCCGGTCTTCGGTCTTATGCTCGTCGTTTTTTTGACGTTCGGCAGCGGCTGTACCATCGTACGACACGATGATGATCAGAAGGAAGAGGATGGCGAGATTTCTATCTATTTCGACACCGGGGAATTCGATGCAACAGTCTATGTCGATTCGATTTGGAATGAGCGTGTTTTGCCCCGAATCAGGGAGCAGGCCGTGGAAGCCGACACCCTCTTCGGCATGCTGAAGGAAGAACCTGATACGGCCATCGAGAAATACGGATATCGAATCGAGATTACCGCCCCCTTTAATTTTATGGTAAGCGGTACGGCAAAGGTTATATCGGTCAACACCGAGTCGGCTGCATCCACCATCTCTCTTGATCTCACCGGTCCCGATGGCAAGCCGGTCGAAATTCAGATAGGCCCTGTTATGAAGGGCACAGCC
Coding sequences:
- a CDS encoding transketolase family protein, whose amino-acid sequence is MKAGLRETMVEVMTEEAEKGKNLVVMVSDSTSTSKIQPFQEKFPEKVVNVGIAEQNLIGAAAGMALGGMIPITANAAPFLIGRSNEQVKNDICYSNTNVKLVGLNPGFAYGPLGPTHHCIDDISVMRGFGNITIFTPQDPREVRALFHYLLSHEGPAYIRLDSFSCENLPGTSENFKPGALTFHRGGSGDDCDLAIICLGTASHAGLAAAERLASEGINAAVVGISSIRPIDRGALSAVIASCGRVLTVEEHSAHGGIGSLAAEVIAENGLSAILKRLAIPEGQFAPASPVPAIQKAYQLDSEGIVAATHTFLRQTRKDD
- a CDS encoding D-ribose ABC transporter substrate-binding protein; translation: MKKTAIIFLLLTFMTVGLWASGDQEAKSEKKGNTIFIITPSHDNPFFKTEAVAADDEAKKMGYATTVLSHDDDANLQDQQFDTAIAAGALAIIVDNAGADATIGPVRRAKEAGIPSFLIDREINETGLAVSQIVSNNYQGAVIGAEKFVELMGEEGKFVELVGKESDTNAGIRSKGYHEILDQYPALEMVARQSANWSQTEAYEKMESILQANPDIKGVICGNDTMAMGAMAALKAAGMGDVIVVGFDGSNDVRDSILAGDIKATVLQTCAYNARLAVQQADKYIETGSTGAPEKQLTDCVLIDSSNAKKLDNFVLEQ
- a CDS encoding DUF2291 family protein, with translation MKIRDSAPPVFGLMLVVFLTFGSGCTIVRHDDDQKEEDGEISIYFDTGEFDATVYVDSIWNERVLPRIREQAVEADTLFGMLKEEPDTAIEKYGYRIEITAPFNFMVSGTAKVISVNTESAASTISLDLTGPDGKPVEIQIGPVMKGTAVRDSMDFINFDDFTNQLEFANVSRELNNKIKAVVLNDLDREALQGKMVDFLGAFQWVEGKSILITPVELKPEE
- a CDS encoding transketolase, with translation MKNKYRLSHSEIAIKARSIRKKIIEMNAHAGAGHTGTDLSEVDILATLYFHILNVDNERPDDPDRDRFILSKGHGAGGYYCTLAEAGFIEEELLQTYLQADSKLPGHPVRQKTTGVELNTGALGHGLPVGVGLALAAKKQNKSWKSYVLLGDGELGEGSNWEAAMAASHYKLDNLTAIIDRNTLQLADRTEKIMGLEPLADKWKAFGFEVHQTDGNDPQSLLECFASLEAGNNRPKLIIARTTKGKGISFIEDKASWHHRIPVGNEVFAAIKELE